A genomic segment from Nocardia cyriacigeorgica GUH-2 encodes:
- a CDS encoding DUF3107 domain-containing protein, whose product MEVKIGISDSPRELVITSSQTPDEVEALVSGALSGDSGVVALTDEKGRKFLIQASKVAYVEIGTATGGRVGFAAV is encoded by the coding sequence GTGGAGGTCAAGATCGGTATTTCGGATAGCCCGCGCGAGCTCGTCATCACCAGCTCGCAGACCCCCGACGAGGTCGAGGCGCTGGTGTCCGGAGCCCTGAGCGGGGATAGCGGTGTCGTCGCGCTGACCGACGAGAAGGGCCGCAAGTTCCTGATCCAGGCGTCGAAGGTCGCCTACGTGGAGATCGGCACCGCCACCGGCGGCCGCGTCGGCTTCGCCGCCGTATAA
- a CDS encoding helix-turn-helix transcriptional regulator yields MARSRFAEFLVARRAELRPGDVGLPEGRRRRTPGLRREEVAVRAGVSADYLARLEQGRDNNPSPAVVEALADALLLRGEARYQFNILALTAADGSRCPGGEAEPEQIPETIAQVLRALAPTPAFVVGRQLNVLDWNAAWADFAAPLGLLDDSSPNLARYTFTHPAAHRVLRNWPHAADAFAAALNRAMVRWPADDALRETIDTLRRHPDFAERWSPQRLNEPTASLLRFDHPVHGAVDVPFETLETTSDQSLIVWLTDRVQSTGLHLVRDRAANA; encoded by the coding sequence ATGGCACGAAGCAGGTTCGCCGAATTCCTGGTCGCCCGGCGCGCGGAACTGCGGCCCGGCGATGTCGGGCTGCCCGAGGGCCGCCGCCGCCGCACCCCCGGACTGCGCCGCGAGGAGGTCGCGGTGCGGGCCGGGGTGAGCGCGGACTACCTGGCCCGCCTGGAGCAGGGACGCGACAACAATCCCTCCCCCGCCGTGGTGGAGGCGCTCGCCGATGCCCTGTTGCTGCGCGGTGAGGCGCGCTATCAGTTCAACATCCTGGCCCTGACCGCCGCCGACGGTTCGCGCTGCCCGGGCGGCGAGGCCGAGCCGGAGCAGATTCCCGAGACCATCGCCCAGGTCCTGCGGGCCCTCGCACCGACACCCGCCTTCGTCGTCGGCCGGCAGCTGAACGTGCTCGACTGGAACGCCGCCTGGGCCGATTTCGCCGCACCGCTGGGCCTGCTCGACGATTCCTCGCCCAACCTGGCCCGCTACACTTTCACCCATCCGGCCGCCCACCGGGTGCTGCGCAATTGGCCACACGCCGCGGATGCCTTCGCCGCCGCGCTCAACCGCGCCATGGTGCGCTGGCCCGCCGACGACGCACTCCGCGAGACCATCGATACGCTGCGGCGTCACCCGGATTTCGCCGAACGCTGGTCACCGCAGCGGCTCAACGAGCCGACCGCGTCGCTGCTGCGGTTCGACCATCCGGTCCACGGTGCGGTGGACGTGCCGTTCGAAACCTTGGAGACCACCAGCGATCAGAGCCTGATCGTCTGGCTCACCGACCGCGTCCAGTCGACCGGCCTGCACCTGGTCCGCGATCGCGCGGCCAACGCCTAG
- a CDS encoding GNAT family N-acetyltransferase — translation MTGTAIRRAVPEDVPALVELVYDLAEYEKARHECTLTAEQLRTALFGPAPALFAHVATLDEQVVGCAIWFLNYSTWDGVHGIYLEDLFVKPQARGTGLGKALIAALAEEAVRNGYSRVSWSVLTWNTPSIEFYESLGADVQDDWVGYRLSGAALTALAGSR, via the coding sequence ATGACCGGCACCGCGATCCGCCGTGCGGTCCCCGAGGATGTGCCCGCCCTGGTCGAGCTGGTCTACGACCTGGCCGAATACGAGAAGGCCAGGCACGAGTGCACCCTCACCGCCGAACAACTGCGCACCGCGCTGTTCGGGCCCGCGCCCGCCCTGTTCGCCCATGTCGCCACCCTGGATGAGCAGGTCGTCGGGTGTGCCATCTGGTTCCTGAACTACTCCACCTGGGACGGTGTGCACGGCATCTACCTGGAGGATCTGTTCGTCAAGCCGCAGGCGCGCGGCACCGGGCTCGGTAAGGCGCTGATCGCGGCGCTGGCCGAGGAGGCTGTGCGCAACGGATACAGCCGGGTGTCCTGGTCGGTGCTCACCTGGAACACCCCGTCGATCGAGTTCTACGAATCCCTGGGCGCGGACGTCCAGGACGACTGGGTGGGCTACCGGTTGTCCGGGGCGGCGCTGACGGCCCTGGCCGGGAGTCGCTGA
- a CDS encoding PQQ-binding-like beta-propeller repeat protein: MLAPERRTRADILIAVAIALVLAIAALVVWIQSDARGTESAVADTPVDTPPAASALPTALRELWRAPDGASTEALTSGGVVVTADGGTVTGRDPRTGNEIWHYRRDIPLCGVQSQFGTVIAVYRDDRGCSQTTMLLGSDGSRTTARSSDMDSEIALSVDGTYVLAQGPRRLEMWRSDLVRTLEYGHVEAKEIPKSQPRQGCSLISASSSPSRLAVLERCPGDAANRLTALDPAPKDYRVPKEFGSRVLNGPGADSPDAEVIAVSDNRIVVYLPGTTAPEPAPPRLAVFDATGNPLVSHELSAPLTETTTTTRIGSAYLVFTGNSLIALNASTFDPVWTAAGALGGPALMAGHILMPVEGAIAALDPATGAETTRIPVERTGYDGSPIALGVLGDVVLEHRGDQLVAFG; encoded by the coding sequence GTGCTCGCACCCGAGCGGCGGACCCGCGCCGACATCCTCATCGCGGTCGCGATCGCCCTCGTACTGGCGATCGCGGCTCTGGTGGTGTGGATCCAGTCGGATGCGCGCGGCACCGAGTCGGCCGTCGCCGATACCCCCGTCGACACCCCGCCTGCCGCATCGGCGCTGCCCACCGCGCTGCGCGAACTCTGGCGCGCGCCCGATGGGGCGAGCACCGAGGCGCTCACCTCCGGTGGCGTGGTGGTCACCGCGGACGGCGGCACCGTCACCGGACGCGATCCGCGCACGGGAAACGAGATCTGGCACTACCGGCGCGATATTCCGCTGTGCGGCGTGCAATCCCAGTTCGGCACCGTGATCGCGGTGTATCGCGACGACCGCGGATGCAGCCAGACCACCATGCTGCTCGGCTCGGACGGCTCGCGCACCACCGCCCGCAGCAGCGATATGGACTCCGAGATCGCACTGTCGGTCGACGGCACCTACGTGCTGGCTCAGGGGCCGCGCCGGCTGGAGATGTGGCGTTCGGATCTGGTTCGCACCCTCGAGTACGGCCATGTCGAGGCCAAAGAGATCCCCAAATCCCAGCCGCGCCAAGGCTGTTCGCTGATATCGGCGAGCTCGAGCCCGTCTCGGCTCGCGGTACTCGAGCGCTGCCCCGGCGACGCCGCCAACCGGCTGACGGCCCTGGATCCGGCGCCCAAGGACTACCGCGTGCCCAAGGAATTCGGTTCCCGCGTGCTGAACGGACCCGGTGCCGATTCACCCGACGCGGAAGTGATCGCGGTGTCGGACAACAGGATCGTGGTCTACCTGCCGGGCACCACCGCACCCGAGCCCGCACCGCCACGGCTGGCAGTGTTCGATGCCACCGGCAATCCGCTGGTCTCACACGAACTTTCGGCTCCGCTGACCGAGACGACCACCACCACCCGGATCGGTTCGGCCTATCTGGTGTTCACCGGCAACAGCCTGATCGCCTTGAATGCCAGTACCTTCGACCCGGTGTGGACCGCCGCGGGCGCGCTCGGCGGCCCCGCGTTGATGGCCGGTCACATCCTCATGCCGGTCGAGGGCGCCATTGCCGCACTCGACCCGGCCACGGGGGCGGAGACCACCCGTATTCCGGTGGAGCGCACGGGCTATGACGGCTCCCCCATCGCGCTCGGTGTGCTCGGCGACGTCGTTCTCGAGCATCGCGGCGATCAGCTGGTGGCGTTCGGCTGA
- a CDS encoding diacylglycerol/lipid kinase family protein, protein MRTLLIVNPNATSTTAATRDLLAHALESRTQLTVAHTQHRGHAAELAQWAATNEMDLIVVHGGDGTVNETINGFLPLPQVDDGQAWRPRLGVIPGGSANVFARALGLKPDPVAATNQLIDLLSVNDDRRIGLGIADDRWFCFSAGVGLDADVCEAIDASRANGKAATPVRYLATTVRQFFRAKRHKPEATVIVPGHDPVEGVHYAFVTNTSPWTYLNATPVRTNPGTAFESGLGVFAMRSMALLPTLRVAGQLLAPNGNPKSRKLFREDDVASVRIETDQEIGLQIDGDFIGKRNVVDFTAVPDVLEVVAPRPS, encoded by the coding sequence GTGCGGACGTTGTTGATCGTGAATCCGAATGCCACCTCTACCACCGCGGCCACCAGGGATCTGCTGGCACACGCGCTGGAGAGCCGGACGCAATTGACCGTCGCCCATACCCAGCATCGCGGCCATGCCGCCGAGCTCGCCCAGTGGGCGGCGACCAATGAGATGGATCTCATCGTGGTGCACGGCGGCGACGGCACCGTCAACGAGACGATCAACGGATTCCTGCCGCTGCCGCAGGTGGACGACGGCCAGGCGTGGCGGCCTCGGCTCGGCGTGATCCCCGGCGGCTCGGCCAATGTCTTTGCCCGCGCCCTCGGCCTGAAACCCGATCCGGTCGCGGCCACCAACCAGCTGATCGACCTGCTGTCGGTGAACGACGACCGGCGCATCGGGCTCGGCATCGCCGACGATCGATGGTTCTGCTTCAGCGCGGGAGTGGGCCTGGATGCCGACGTGTGCGAGGCCATCGACGCCAGTCGTGCGAACGGAAAAGCCGCCACTCCGGTGCGTTATCTGGCGACCACGGTGCGCCAGTTCTTCCGGGCCAAACGGCACAAGCCCGAGGCCACCGTCATCGTCCCCGGGCACGACCCGGTCGAGGGTGTGCATTACGCATTCGTGACCAACACCAGTCCGTGGACCTATCTGAACGCCACCCCCGTGCGCACCAACCCCGGTACCGCCTTCGAATCCGGGCTCGGTGTGTTCGCCATGCGATCCATGGCGTTGCTGCCGACGTTGCGGGTCGCGGGCCAACTTCTGGCACCGAACGGAAACCCGAAGTCACGCAAATTGTTTCGCGAAGACGACGTGGCGTCGGTGCGAATCGAGACCGATCAGGAGATCGGCCTGCAAATCGATGGCGACTTCATCGGCAAACGCAACGTGGTGGATTTCACCGCGGTCCCCGACGTGCTGGAAGTCGTCGCGCCGCGCCCTTCGTGA
- a CDS encoding endonuclease V, which translates to MRLSLPQRWPASDAEAKAMQDELRPLVRAENPRPPRFRTIAGLDSAYHDDGTVAAAIVVVDAQTLDTVDTAVAYGTTTFPYIPGLLSFREMPTTVTALEQLTTTPDLMVCDAQGLAHPRRFGFACHVGLVTGLPTIGVAKSAWGDCPEPGPERGAQADITIDGEIVGRVLRTRAGVKPVFVSVGHLIDLDTACAQVLALTPRYRLPETTRRADHLCRQALKDAIAR; encoded by the coding sequence ATGCGGCTGTCGCTACCGCAGCGGTGGCCGGCCTCGGACGCCGAGGCGAAGGCGATGCAGGACGAGCTGCGGCCACTGGTACGGGCCGAGAACCCGCGACCACCACGGTTTCGCACCATCGCCGGGCTCGACTCCGCCTACCACGATGACGGCACCGTCGCCGCCGCCATCGTCGTGGTGGATGCGCAGACCCTCGACACCGTCGACACCGCCGTGGCCTACGGCACCACCACCTTCCCCTACATTCCCGGATTGCTCTCGTTCCGCGAGATGCCCACCACCGTGACCGCGCTCGAACAGCTGACGACCACGCCCGACCTGATGGTCTGTGATGCCCAGGGCCTGGCCCACCCGCGCCGCTTCGGCTTCGCCTGCCATGTCGGCCTCGTCACCGGACTGCCGACGATCGGGGTGGCCAAATCCGCGTGGGGCGACTGCCCGGAGCCGGGACCGGAGCGCGGCGCGCAGGCCGACATCACCATCGACGGCGAGATCGTCGGCCGGGTCCTGCGCACCCGCGCCGGAGTGAAGCCGGTGTTCGTCTCGGTGGGCCACCTGATCGACCTGGACACCGCCTGCGCTCAGGTGCTCGCGCTGACGCCGCGCTACCGGCTACCGGAGACGACTCGACGCGCCGATCACCTGTGCCGTCAGGCGCTGAAAGACGCGATCGCCCGCTGA
- a CDS encoding alpha/beta fold hydrolase, with protein MSIADTVTLAARNAWALTFGSGVADPEPAPSTVLWDQPHRRLLRFDGAPAETDSAVLLVPPLAAPATCFDLQPDQSVARFLLESGRAPYLVDYGEITFADRRMGFEDWIDDILPDAVLRASADRGGVPVDLIGWSLGGTLSLLTAAANTQLPIRSITAVGAPLDYDKMTGMPQLRAVAKLTGGQAVSTVVRAAGGVPAGLTRLAYRATAWERELKRPWFVASNIARTETLARMETIDRFMAEMPGYPGRFYGQLWGRLILNNDIGRGVVRLGERRIALADVTAPVLLVGGPSDVITPAAAVEAGLRTLSGAASVRYETAPGSHLGILTGPTARDTTWTYLDKFLATEV; from the coding sequence GTGAGCATCGCAGACACCGTCACCCTCGCCGCGCGCAACGCCTGGGCTCTGACCTTCGGCTCCGGTGTGGCCGATCCCGAACCGGCACCGTCGACCGTGCTGTGGGACCAACCCCATCGCAGGCTGCTGCGATTCGACGGCGCACCGGCCGAAACCGACTCCGCGGTGCTGCTCGTGCCCCCGCTGGCCGCCCCCGCCACCTGCTTCGATCTGCAGCCGGACCAGAGCGTGGCCCGGTTCCTGCTGGAGAGCGGACGCGCGCCGTACCTGGTCGACTACGGCGAGATCACCTTCGCCGACCGCCGGATGGGCTTCGAGGACTGGATCGACGACATCCTGCCCGACGCGGTGCTGCGCGCCTCGGCCGATCGCGGCGGGGTGCCCGTCGACCTGATCGGCTGGTCGCTGGGCGGCACCCTGTCGCTGCTGACCGCCGCCGCGAACACCCAGCTGCCGATCCGGTCGATCACCGCGGTCGGCGCGCCGCTGGACTACGACAAGATGACCGGCATGCCGCAGCTGCGCGCGGTCGCCAAACTGACCGGCGGACAGGCCGTTTCGACGGTCGTGCGCGCGGCCGGCGGTGTACCCGCCGGGCTCACCCGGCTCGCCTACCGGGCCACCGCGTGGGAGCGCGAGCTCAAGCGGCCGTGGTTTGTCGCCAGCAATATCGCCCGCACCGAGACGCTGGCCCGGATGGAGACCATCGACCGGTTCATGGCCGAGATGCCCGGCTACCCCGGCCGGTTCTACGGCCAGCTGTGGGGCAGGCTCATCCTCAACAACGACATCGGCCGTGGCGTGGTGCGGCTCGGCGAGCGGCGTATCGCGCTCGCCGACGTCACCGCGCCGGTGCTGCTGGTCGGCGGGCCCAGCGACGTCATCACCCCGGCCGCCGCCGTCGAGGCCGGACTGCGCACCCTCAGCGGTGCCGCGTCGGTGCGCTACGAGACCGCACCCGGCAGCCACCTCGGGATCCTGACCGGACCCACCGCACGCGACACGACCTGGACCTACCTGGATAAATTCCTGGCGACCGAGGTCTGA
- a CDS encoding ferritin-like fold-containing protein, protein MGAQSPAALGVSPTGPDSPSIPADHPGVTDLFAVLAYGEISAFYRLAEEAKLSPTVRGKVAVAKMAAAEMEHFKRLEAALSARGADIFEVMAPFVRALDAYHASTDPSTWLESMVKFYVGDGIAADFYREIAGVLSPDVAEVVRDVLAETGHSEFVVDEVRRAVAASRSERDRLTLWGRRLLGEAITQAQYVMAQRDELTELVLAATGDLNGIATLFERMQASHAERMSVLGL, encoded by the coding sequence ATGGGAGCACAGTCACCTGCCGCGCTGGGTGTTTCGCCGACCGGCCCGGATTCGCCGTCCATTCCCGCCGACCATCCCGGGGTGACCGATCTGTTCGCGGTGCTCGCCTACGGTGAGATCTCCGCGTTCTACCGGCTCGCCGAGGAGGCCAAGCTCTCGCCCACCGTCCGGGGCAAGGTCGCGGTGGCGAAGATGGCCGCCGCCGAGATGGAGCACTTCAAGCGGCTCGAGGCGGCGCTGTCGGCGCGCGGGGCCGACATCTTCGAGGTGATGGCGCCGTTCGTGCGCGCGCTGGACGCCTACCACGCCTCCACCGACCCGTCGACGTGGCTCGAATCGATGGTGAAGTTCTACGTCGGTGACGGCATCGCCGCCGACTTCTACCGCGAGATCGCCGGTGTGCTCAGCCCCGATGTGGCCGAGGTGGTGCGTGATGTGCTGGCCGAGACCGGGCATTCGGAGTTCGTGGTCGACGAGGTGCGCCGCGCGGTGGCCGCCAGCCGGTCCGAGCGCGACCGGCTGACGCTGTGGGGCCGCAGGCTGCTCGGCGAGGCGATCACCCAGGCCCAGTACGTGATGGCCCAGCGCGACGAGCTCACCGAGCTGGTGCTCGCCGCCACCGGCGACCTCAACGGCATCGCCACCCTGTTCGAGCGCATGCAGGCCAGCCACGCCGAACGGATGTCGGTGCTCGGGCTGTAG
- a CDS encoding acid phosphatase, which yields MMDHMSELEHARLIVLRHGETTWSAQRKHTSITDLPLTERGEQQARAAGQLLTDLKLRTSLVYTSPRLRATHTAELAGLASAVIDTDLAEWDYGDYEGRTTAEIRETVPGWTVWTHPVPGGESAEQVRARADRVLSTVTEQLAERDVVLVGHGHFSRVLIARWCEFEVREGRRFAMSTGAVSVLGYDHGAATVRGHNLVPAEELAR from the coding sequence ATGATGGATCACATGTCCGAACTCGAGCACGCCCGGCTGATCGTCCTGCGCCACGGGGAGACCACGTGGTCCGCGCAACGCAAACACACCAGCATCACCGACCTGCCGCTCACCGAGCGTGGCGAACAGCAGGCCCGCGCGGCCGGACAGCTGCTCACCGACCTGAAACTGCGCACCTCGCTCGTGTACACCAGCCCTCGGCTGCGCGCGACGCACACCGCGGAACTGGCCGGGCTCGCATCGGCCGTCATCGACACCGACCTGGCCGAATGGGATTACGGCGACTACGAGGGCCGCACCACCGCCGAGATCCGCGAGACGGTGCCCGGCTGGACGGTCTGGACCCACCCGGTGCCCGGCGGGGAATCCGCCGAGCAGGTCCGCGCCCGCGCCGACCGGGTCCTGTCCACCGTCACCGAACAGCTCGCCGAACGTGATGTGGTGCTGGTCGGGCACGGGCATTTCTCCCGCGTGCTCATCGCCCGCTGGTGTGAGTTCGAGGTGCGCGAAGGTCGCCGGTTCGCCATGTCGACCGGCGCGGTCAGCGTGCTCGGCTACGACCACGGCGCGGCCACCGTGCGCGGCCACAACCTCGTCCCGGCCGAGGAGTTGGCGCGATGA
- a CDS encoding DEAD/DEAH box helicase: MTRKARTLSKITVEQEPGLTDTLLTAELDETHTAPTFTELGVRPEIVRALGEMGIERTFAIQELTLPLALAGEDLIGQARTGMGKTFGFGVPLLHRIATAESGTTPLDGTPRALVIVPTRELCLQVTKDLENASKYLTNHQGPLKVVSIYGGRPYEAQIEALRAGVDVVVGTPGRLLDLANQQHLILGKVGVLVLDEADEMLDLGFLPDIERILGMVPDKRQTMLFSATMPGPIITLARTFLTRPTHIRAEEPHDSAVHDRTAQFIYRAHALDKSELVARVLQAEGRGATMIFTRTKRTAQKVADDLAERGFAVGAVHGDLGQIAREKALAKFRKGTIDVLVATDVAARGIDIDDVTHVINYQCPEDEKTYVHRIGRTGRAGRTGVAVTLIDWDELNRWAGIDKALGLGIPEPVETYSRSPHLFSDLGIPEGVTGTIRKPKPERDEDAEVVERPERTPRKRNRRRTRGGKPIDGEATTSTGDAGEQGEAEAGSAPAEDAAGDEGERPARRRRRRRKSTAEDGADTGAAEATGEPSDTAEATSTAEVNGAAEARTAAAPAAETTDTEAEGEQPARRRRRRRKPAGESAEASADAATPVEANSTAGVSA; this comes from the coding sequence ATGACGAGGAAGGCACGAACCCTGAGCAAGATCACTGTCGAACAGGAACCGGGACTGACCGACACCCTGCTGACGGCCGAACTGGACGAAACCCATACCGCCCCGACTTTCACCGAATTGGGGGTGCGCCCCGAAATCGTGCGGGCGCTCGGTGAGATGGGCATCGAACGCACTTTCGCGATCCAGGAACTCACCCTGCCGCTGGCGCTGGCCGGCGAAGACCTCATCGGCCAGGCCCGCACGGGTATGGGCAAGACATTCGGATTCGGTGTGCCACTGCTGCATCGGATCGCCACCGCCGAATCGGGCACCACCCCGCTGGACGGAACGCCGCGGGCACTGGTGATCGTGCCGACCCGCGAACTCTGCCTGCAGGTGACCAAGGACCTGGAAAACGCGAGCAAATACCTGACCAATCATCAGGGCCCGCTGAAGGTGGTCTCCATTTACGGTGGCCGCCCCTACGAGGCGCAGATCGAGGCGTTGCGCGCCGGCGTCGACGTGGTCGTCGGCACCCCCGGCCGACTGCTCGACCTGGCCAATCAGCAGCATCTGATCCTGGGCAAGGTCGGCGTGCTCGTCCTGGACGAGGCCGACGAAATGCTCGATCTGGGCTTCCTGCCCGATATCGAACGCATTCTGGGCATGGTCCCGGATAAACGGCAGACCATGCTGTTCTCGGCCACCATGCCGGGCCCGATCATCACCCTGGCCCGCACCTTCCTCACCCGCCCGACCCATATCCGGGCCGAGGAGCCGCACGATTCCGCAGTGCACGACCGCACCGCCCAGTTCATCTACCGGGCGCACGCGCTCGACAAGAGCGAATTGGTCGCGCGGGTGCTGCAAGCCGAGGGCCGCGGCGCCACCATGATCTTCACCCGCACCAAGCGCACCGCGCAGAAGGTGGCCGACGATCTGGCCGAGCGCGGTTTCGCGGTGGGCGCGGTGCACGGCGATCTGGGCCAGATCGCGCGCGAGAAGGCGCTGGCCAAGTTCCGTAAGGGCACCATCGACGTGCTGGTCGCCACCGATGTGGCCGCCCGCGGCATCGATATCGACGACGTCACCCACGTCATCAACTATCAGTGCCCCGAGGACGAGAAGACCTACGTGCACCGCATCGGCCGTACCGGCCGGGCCGGGCGCACCGGCGTCGCGGTGACGCTGATCGACTGGGACGAACTCAACCGCTGGGCCGGCATCGACAAGGCCCTCGGCCTCGGCATCCCCGAGCCGGTCGAAACGTATTCGCGTTCACCGCATCTGTTCTCGGATCTGGGCATCCCGGAAGGTGTCACCGGCACCATCCGCAAGCCCAAGCCGGAACGCGACGAGGACGCCGAGGTCGTCGAGCGACCCGAGCGCACCCCGCGCAAGCGCAACCGCAGGCGCACCCGTGGCGGCAAGCCGATCGACGGCGAGGCCACCACGAGCACCGGCGACGCCGGCGAGCAGGGCGAGGCGGAGGCCGGTTCGGCTCCTGCCGAGGACGCTGCCGGTGACGAGGGCGAACGTCCGGCGCGGCGCAGGCGTCGCCGGCGCAAGTCCACGGCCGAGGACGGCGCCGACACCGGCGCCGCCGAAGCCACCGGCGAGCCCAGCGACACCGCCGAGGCGACCAGCACGGCCGAGGTGAACGGCGCTGCTGAGGCACGCACCGCCGCGGCACCGGCGGCCGAGACCACCGACACCGAGGCCGAGGGCGAGCAGCCCGCGCGTCGCAGGCGTCGCCGCCGCAAGCCGGCCGGCGAATCCGCGGAAGCCTCCGCCGATGCGGCCACGCCGGTCGAGGCGAACAGCACGGCGGGCGTCTCCGCCTGA
- a CDS encoding WhiB family transcriptional regulator, whose amino-acid sequence MDWRHKAICRDEDPELFFPVGNSGPALAQIADAKLVCARCPVTADCLSWALKSGQDAGVWGGMSEDERRALKRRNARTRTRTVV is encoded by the coding sequence ATGGACTGGCGCCACAAGGCCATCTGTCGCGACGAGGACCCCGAACTGTTCTTCCCGGTGGGTAACAGTGGTCCGGCGCTCGCGCAGATTGCCGATGCCAAGCTGGTCTGCGCTCGATGCCCCGTCACCGCCGACTGCCTGTCGTGGGCCCTGAAGTCCGGACAGGATGCCGGTGTGTGGGGAGGCATGAGCGAAGACGAGCGTCGGGCGCTCAAACGCCGCAACGCGCGCACCCGCACCCGCACGGTCGTCTGA
- a CDS encoding YceI family protein, with translation MTTTPETTTATQQLRPGSWALDPAHSTVAFTIRHLGISKVRGSFTKFDTEFVVDESGAATIGATIYLDSFDTGNPDRDAHVRTADFLDVANRPTLTFRATAPVQIEETFTVEGEATLGQITKPVTLEVEWGGVQEFGATGDNHAGFSATGTIKRTDFGVGGPLPGMLSDAVKVELDIQLVEPK, from the coding sequence ATGACCACTACACCGGAAACCACCACCGCGACCCAGCAGCTGCGCCCCGGATCGTGGGCCCTGGACCCCGCGCATTCGACCGTCGCCTTCACCATCCGTCACCTCGGCATCTCCAAGGTGCGCGGCAGCTTCACCAAGTTCGACACCGAATTCGTCGTCGACGAATCCGGCGCCGCGACCATCGGTGCCACCATCTACCTCGACTCCTTCGACACCGGCAACCCCGACCGCGATGCTCACGTGCGCACCGCCGACTTCCTCGACGTGGCCAACCGGCCGACGCTGACCTTCCGCGCCACCGCGCCGGTACAGATCGAGGAAACCTTCACCGTCGAGGGCGAGGCGACCCTCGGCCAGATCACCAAGCCGGTCACCCTCGAGGTCGAGTGGGGCGGGGTGCAGGAGTTCGGCGCCACCGGCGACAACCACGCCGGATTCTCCGCCACCGGCACCATCAAGCGCACCGATTTCGGCGTCGGCGGCCCGCTGCCCGGCATGCTCAGCGACGCGGTCAAGGTGGAACTCGACATCCAGCTCGTCGAGCCGAAGTAG
- a CDS encoding TetR/AcrR family transcriptional regulator translates to MTDLVDRMTSRRTSSEAMTPAKRGTRLPRDERRQQLLAAASEVFVLRGYHAAGMDEISQCAGVSKPVLYQHFTSKLELYVAVLQNYVDMLVSSVRQALRSTTDNRQRVRAAVQAYFDFVDNEMQGFRLVFESDLTNEPQVQRRVEQATEACVDAVFDLVAHDSGLDPYRARILAVGLVGASQFTARYWLEADRPIPKDEAVDTTVALAWGGLSHVPLHPIEQVLRARDEQ, encoded by the coding sequence ATGACTGACCTCGTGGACCGGATGACGTCCCGCAGAACGTCGTCCGAGGCCATGACCCCGGCCAAGCGCGGCACCAGGCTGCCGCGCGACGAACGACGCCAGCAGCTGCTCGCCGCTGCCAGTGAGGTGTTCGTGCTGCGTGGCTATCACGCCGCGGGCATGGACGAGATCTCGCAATGCGCGGGCGTCAGCAAGCCGGTGCTCTACCAGCACTTCACCAGCAAGCTCGAGCTGTATGTCGCGGTGCTGCAGAACTACGTCGACATGCTGGTGTCGAGCGTGCGCCAGGCGCTGCGCTCCACCACCGACAACCGTCAGCGCGTGCGCGCGGCCGTACAGGCCTACTTCGACTTCGTCGACAACGAGATGCAGGGCTTCCGGCTGGTCTTCGAATCCGACCTGACCAACGAGCCGCAGGTGCAGCGCCGGGTCGAGCAGGCCACCGAGGCCTGCGTGGACGCGGTCTTCGATCTGGTGGCCCACGACTCCGGCCTCGACCCGTACCGGGCCCGCATCCTCGCGGTCGGCCTGGTCGGGGCGAGCCAGTTCACCGCGCGCTACTGGCTCGAAGCCGACCGCCCGATCCCGAAGGACGAGGCCGTCGACACCACGGTCGCACTGGCATGGGGAGGGCTGTCCCACGTGCCGCTGCATCCGATCGAGCAGGTGCTGCGCGCTCGCGACGAGCAGTAA